The following coding sequences lie in one Trichoderma breve strain T069 chromosome 1, whole genome shotgun sequence genomic window:
- a CDS encoding alcohol dehydrogenase groES-like domain-containing protein translates to MGSIDIPSEQWAQIVEKTGGPVVYKRIPVQKPGPDEVLVNIKYSGVCHTDLHAMMGDWPLDTKLPLVGGHEGAGVVVARGELVKDIEIGDYAGIKWLNGSCLSCSYCQNSDESLCHKALLSGYTVDGTFQEYAIAKAAHVARIPKECDLEAVAPILCAGITVYKGLKESNTRPGQTVAVVGAGGGLGSIALQYAKAMGLHTIAIDGGDEKRDLCMKLGASAFVDFTKTKDLVADVRAATADGEGPHAALLVAAQEKPFQQATQYLRSKGVLVCIGLPAGAQLSAPVFDTVIRMITIKGSYVGNRADTAEALDFFRRGLITVPFKTIGLSQLQEVYTLMHDGKIAGRIVVDPTK, encoded by the exons ATGGGCAGCATCGATATCCCCTCTGAGCAGTGGGCGCAGATCGTCGAAAAGACCGGTGGAC CCGTCGTCTACAAGAGGATCCCCGTCCAGAAGCCTGGTCCCGATGAGgtcctcgtcaacatcaagtACTCTGGCGTCTGCCACACCGATCTCCacgccatgatgggcgaCTGGCCCCTCGACACCAAGCTGCCCCTCGTCGGCGGCCACGAGGGCGCCGGTGTTGTCGTTGCCCGCggcgagctcgtcaaggACATTGAGATTGGCGACTACGCCGGCATCAAGTGGCTCAACGGCTCGTGCCTGAGCTGCTCCTACTGCCAGAACAGCGACGAGTCGCTCTGCCACAAGGCCCTGCTCTCCGGCTACACCGTCGACGGAACCTTCCAGGAGTACGCCATCGCAAAGGCCGCCCACGTCGCCCGCATCCCCAAGGAGTGCGACCTCGAGGCCGTCGCCCCCATCCTCTGTGCTGGCATCACCGTCTACAAGGGCCTCAAGGAGTCCAACACCCGGCCCGGCCAGACCGTTGCCGTCGTCGGTGCCGGTGGCGGTCTGGGTAGTATCGCCCTGCAGTACGCAAAGGCCATGGGCCTGcacaccatcgccatcgacggcggcgacgagaAGCGCGATCTGTGCATGAAGCTCGGCGCCTCCGCCTTTGTCGACTtcacaaagacaaaggacCTCGTCGCCGACGTCCGCGCCGCCACAGCAGACGGCGAGGGCCCCCACGCCGCCCTCCTCGTCGCCGCCCAGGAGAAGCCCTTCCAGCAGGCCACCCAGTACCTCCGCTCCAAGGGCGTCCTCGTCTGCATCGGTCTCCCTGCGGGTGCCCAGCTCAGCGCCCCGGTCTTCGACACCGTCATCCGCATGATCACCATCAAGGGCAGCTACGTCGGCAACCGCGCTGATACTGCCGAGGCGCTCGACTTCTTCCGCCGCGGCCTCATCACCGTGCCCTTCAAGACCATTGGCCTGAGCCAGCTGCAGGAGGTGTACACTCTGATGCACGACGGCAAGATTGCCGGCCGTATCGTCGTCGACCCTACGAAATAA
- a CDS encoding asparaginase domain-containing protein: MSSGCDHEVSSMMADNTYGTDGALDRVLGFGQKQLKSVPAIFIHAGAGFHSHQNEHVHLEACVAACEMGMKFLKAGATATEAVEVALRILEDKEITNAGYGSNLSIDGIVECDATIVDHLGRSGACGAVPNIRNPISLAKLILDTSNKPLSLRRVPPNALVGEGARLFAEEHGMATFTNEYLVSKNSRDRFLRWQEDLKRADVKPKDAKGGFAASPINMSCAPCQYDTMAVTDPHKSFPRDHTAAILAGTWNEGQPDSPCVGTPIPDASNISEPPAYPTTYARALASTPTNSPRNLMRPTSSVLLQTTSAALTGDMSPMLSPNRPKRYHRNTNQGGHGNGVSIGSPRDEAKQTQKSGGATFDGLEPPGDLDKLHEVSNNPDEDQFQQEDEAVVSIRGLKRPLSVSNENEDSITQTAKRQLQSGSSEEDSVTDTIGAIAIDDRGHIAAGSSSGGIGMKHRGRLGPAALVGIGTAVVPCAEDDNDNLTVAAVTSGTGEHMATTMASQRCAERLYHGTRRGPAGIDVQDDDEDAIMESFIAKDFMDHPGVKNCHSAGAIGIMAVKKNRNGYYLYFAHNTDSFALASMGGLEREPRCVMSRLPDGAKIAKGGRKVRLD; encoded by the exons ATGAGCAGCGGCTGTGACCATGAAGTTtcctccatgatggctgaCAACACATACGGAACTGATGGTGCACTCGATCGCGTTCTCGGCTTCGGTCAGAAACAGCTCAAGAGTGTTCCGGCAATTTTTATCCATGCTGGAGCGGGTTTTCATAGTCACCAAAACGAACATGTTCATCTTGAGGCTTGCGTGGC GGCCTGCGAGATGGGCATGAAATTCTTAAAAGCTGGCGCCACTGCTACCGAGGCCGTCGAAGTTGCTCTTCGCATCCTCGAGGACAAAGAGATAACGAATGCAGGCTACGGCTCCAATTTATCCATTGATGGCATCGTCGAGTGCGATGCAACAATCGTTGATCATCTAGGACGCAGCGGTGCCTGTGGAGCTGTTCCAA ACATCCGAAACCCCATTTCATTGGCGAAGCTCATCCTAGACACGAGCAACAAACCCCTGAGCCTCCGCCGGGTTCCCCCAAACGCTCTTGTTGGCGAGGGAGCAAGACTCTTTGCTGAGGAACACGGCATGGCAACCTTTACCAATGAGTATCTCGTCTCAAAAAACTCCAGGGACCGCTTTCTACGATGGCAGGAGGACCTGAAGAGAGCTGATGTCAAGCCGAAAGATGCAAAAGGCGGTTTTGCTGCTAGCCCAATCAACATGAGCTGCGCTCCGTGTCAATACGATACAATGGCAGTAACAGATCCTCATAAAAGCTTTCCTCGGGATCATACCGCAGCAATCCTGGCCGGCACGTGGAACGAAGGACAACCGGATTCTCCTTGTGTTGGCACGCCTATTCCCGATGCTAGTAACATCTCTGAACCTCCAGCGTACCCGACAACATATGCTCGGGCTCTGGCTTCAACCCCAACGAATTCTCCGAGAAACCTCATGCGACCAACGTCGAGTGTGCTACTGCAGACGACATCTGCCGCTCTAACGGGTGATATGAGCCCGATGCTTTCACCCAACCGCCCAAAACGATACCATAGAAACACCAACCAAGGTGGCCACGGGAACGGCGTGAGCATTGGCTCCCCTCGAGATGAGGCCAAACAGACGCAAAAGTCTGGAGGAGCGACTTTCGATGGCTTGGAGCCCCCTGGGGATCTCGACAAGCTCCATGAGGTTTCGAACAACCCCGATGAAGACCAATTCCAACAAGAGGACGAAGCTGTCGTAAGTATTCGCGGTCTTAAGCGTCCGCTTAGCGTATCAAATGAAAACGAGGATTCAATCACGCAAACAGCAAAGCGCCAGCTCCAGTCTGGTAGCTCTGAAGAGGATTCGGTCACGGACACTATTGGTGCTATTGCAATTGATGATAGGGGCCACATTGCAGCAGGATCCTCATCTGGCGGTATTGGAATGAAACATCGGGGCCGCCTAGGACCAGCAGCCCTCGTCGGCATTGGGACGGCCGTTGTGCCTTGTGCCGAAGACGACAACGATAATCTCACGGTTGCGGCTGTAACGAGCGGCACGGGAGAACATATGGCCACCACGATGGCTTCCCAAAGGTGTGCTGAACGTCTCTATCATGGGACGCGTCGCGGTCCAGCCGGCATCGACGTtcaggacgacgacgaagatgccatTATGGAATCTTTTATAGCTAAGGACTTTATGGATCACCCTGGGGTGAAAAATTGTCATTCCGCGGGTGCcatcggcatcatggccgtCAAGAAGAACCGGAACGGCTATTATCTATACTTTGCCCACAATACAGACTCCTTTGCCCTGGCATCCATGGGCGGGCTAGAAAGAGAGCCGCGATGTGTCATGTCACGACTCCCCGACGGTGCTAAGATTGCAAAAGGTGGGCGCAAAGTTCGACTGGACTAA
- a CDS encoding tRNA (Uracil-5-)-methyltransferase domain-containing protein: MATAQASAAPSAPSAAPQTSSNGANGNRPKRPNPGGNNRSWKQKKTKREKNITEGSSEEVLRYDIEALLASRRSEADTPADSEATETQEDLPAEGTETEVEVLELSSTGDGLAMRAGSNQVYVVPFTVPGDIAKVKVFRHLRRENQTVADFISIVKPSPLRDDSRIQCKYFGTCGGCQFQMLDYAEQLRRKRRIVDKAFQNFANLPAELVPAILDTIGSPLQYGYRTKLTPHFDGPPGFRPHKRNKGGPKPQFESCPDIGFMKKGQRKVMDIEDCPIGTDVVRLGMKRERERMQKEFGEYQRGATILLRENTQRHPVDASGDDAAPAADNLPPFTVRNDSEFGIDIKTCETDSKATTHEYIRDHHFTNPAGSFFQNNNSILPVFTDYIKQHVLPPSSSSSSDIKYLIDAYSGSGLFTITLASVFQHSTGIDIAADSIASARQNAALNGLGEDRCKFIAADAGELFKSVTYNPDETTVILDPPRKGCDADFLGQLRRFGPRRVVYVSCNVHTQARDVGVLVRGEGGGKRYEIESLRGFDFFPQTGHVEGVAVLNRVDN; the protein is encoded by the coding sequence ATGGCGACCGCTCAAGCTTCTGCGGCCCCTTCAGCCCCTTCAGCCGCGCCCCAGACGAGTAGCAATggcgccaatggcaacaGGCCCAAGCGGCCCAATCCCGGCGGCAACAATCGCAGctggaagcagaagaagacaaagagagaaaagaacatCACCGAAGGGTCTTCAGAGGAAGTCTTGCGATACGATATCGAAGCACTGCTAGCGTCACGGAGATCCGAAGCCGATACCCCCGCCGACAGCGAAGCTACCGAGACGCAAGAAGACCTGCCAGCTGAAGGAACCGAGACCGAAGTCGAAGTCCTGGAGCTTTCCTCCACtggcgatggcctcgccATGAGGGCCGGCTCCAACCAGGTATACGTCGTGCCCTTTACCGTACCCGGCGACATCGCCAAAGTCAAGGTGTTCCGCCATCTGCGGCGCGAGAACCAGACCGTCGccgacttcatctccatcgtcaagcCCTCTCCGCTGCGCGACGACTCCCGCATCCAGTGCAAGTACTTTGGCACCTGCGGCGGCTGCCAGTTCCAGATGCTCGACTACGCCGAGCAGCTCCGCCGCAAGCGCAGGATTGTCGACAAGGCCTTCCAGAACTTCGCCAACCTTCCCGCAGAGCTGGTACCCGCCATCCTCGACACCATCGGCAGCCCGCTGCAGTACGGCTACCGCACGAAGCTGACGCCTCACTTTGACGGGCCTCCGGGGTTTCGTCCGCATAAGAGGAACAAGGGTGGCCCCAAGCCTCAGTTCGAGAGCTGTCCCGACATTGGCTTCATGAAAAAGGGCCAGCGCAAGGTCATGGACATTGAGGACTGCCCCATCGGCACCGACGTCGTCCGGCTGGGCATGAAGCGCGAGCGGGAGAGGATGCAGAAGGAATTCGGCGAGTACCAGCGAGGCGCGACGATCCTGCTGCGAGAAAACACCCAGCGCCATCCCGTCGACGCTTCTGGCGATGACGCCGCCCCCGCCGCGGACAACCTTCCCCCTTTCACCGTCCGCAACGACAGCGAGtttggcatcgacatcaagACATGTGAGACCGactccaaggccaccacGCACGAATACATCCGAGACCACCACTTCACGAACCCCGCGGGCTCCTTCTTCCAAAACAACAACTCCATCCTGCCCGTCTTCACAGACTACATCAAGCAGCACGTCCTGCCCccttcctcatcctcctcctccgacaTCAAGTACCTCATCGACGCCTACTCCGGCTCGGGCCTCTTCACAATCACCCTCGCCTCCGTCTTCCAGCACTCCACCGGCATCGACATCGCCGCCGACTCCATCGCCTCCGCGCGCCAAAACGCCGCCCTCAACGGCCTCGGCGAGGACCGCTGCAAGTTCATCGCCGCCGACGCCGGCGAGCTCTTCAAGAGCGTGACGTACAACCCCGACGAGACCACCGTCATCCTCGACCCCCCGCGCAAGGGCTGCGACGCGGATTTCCTCGGACAGTTGCGCCGCTTCGGGCCCAGGAGGGTTGTGTACGTTAGTTGTAATGTGCATACGCAGGCGCGGGACGTGGGCGTCTTGGTTAGGGGCGAGGGGGGGGGCAAGAGGTATGAGATTGAGAGTTTGAGGGGGTTTGATTTCTTTCCCCAGACGGGTCATGTTGAAGGCGTTGCTGTTTTGAACAGGGTAGACAATTAG
- a CDS encoding myosin-binding striated muscle assembly central domain-containing protein, with protein MATVAQTLQSSGPAASLEDQTLLIFARLMEGGQEDEETVRDLDALTKLLNDDANAQQKNKEHKSICKLIDSDCVDTILCYLDMRQPEIVRGHATLTTSAYLRAADEQGSKNLSAFFFDRVKRGTYDDYIVAFCVAAAIFPIVPDLSAELFLNEGFLVSLGPLMRRKWKSRKVETACLEMLNASCMNSACREAIQKYCVEWLEEVVDQDLDGEVQHLAAVILAKLRVVPSNPATKDPNQPRIETAVTSIEDLSGMFTKMILRDEDHGRQHSIEGLAYASLQPKIKESIINNPELLKKLVKTLKDAPPRSPMTYGALSIFLNLTRYRPSLTEEEKKMSQLKAYADAAGKLAPPDALDDDDHVSKRCKAVFDVGLTPVLVTHSKNGSPASITIIISIIHSFAMTKALRGPLAQQGALTIARILISTNPTLVFGGNRSSSAIAAIRPLASILPPDPAADRRDLLPTFEGLMALTNLASMEDEEIPRSIISIAWGQIEEQMLSSNDRVSQAAVELVCNLMQAPEGIALYADGNPQAKNRIHILLALADAEDAGTRSAAGGALASLTGYESVAKLVLQREGGIKVILGMCIDEDEGLRHRGVVTLYNMVAGDVEVCQLAREKVKEADGIEALKESLKLTRRPEVLQLTVETLKALLGQE; from the exons atggcgACTGTGGCTCAGACGCTTCAAAGCTCGGGCCCGGCCGCGTCCCTGGAGGACCAGACGCTGCTCATCTTTGCGCGGCTCATGGAAGGCGGccaggaggatgaagagaccGTTAGAGACCTGGACGCGTTGACCAAGCTGctcaatgatgatgccaatgcccagcagaagaacaaggagcaCAAGTCCATCTGCAAGCTCATCGATAGCGATTGCGTCGACACCATCCTGTGCTATCTGGACATGCGCCAGCCCGAGATTGTCCGCGGCCACGCTACTCTGACGACATCGGCCTACCTGAGGGCTGCCGACGAGCAAGGCTCCAAGAATTTGtctgcttttttctttgatcGAGTCAAGAGAGGCACATACGATGACTACATCGTGGCCTTTTGCGTTGCGGCGGCCATCTTCCCCATTGTTCCGGATCTCTCCGCCGAGCTGTTTCTCAATGAAGGTTTTCTCGTTTCACTGGGCCCcctgatgaggaggaagtgGAAGAGCAGAAAGGTGGAGACTGCGTgcttggagatgctcaaCGCTTCTTGCATGAACTCTGCGTGTCGAGAAGCCATTCAAAAGTACTGCGTCGAGTGGCTCGAGGAGGTGGTTGACCAGGATCTAGATGGAGAG GTTCAGCACCTGGCTGCCGTCATTTTGGCCAAGCTTAGG GTCGTGCCGTCGAACCCGGCGACGAAGGATCCAAATCAACCTAGGATCGAGACAGCGGTAACGAGCATTGAAGATTTATCCGGCATGTTTACCAAGATGATTTTGCGCGACGAGGATCACGGAAGACAGCATTCTATAGAAGGCCTTGCCTATGCATCTCTTCAACCAAAGATTAAGGAGTCAATCATTAACAACCCCGAACTACTAAAAAAACTCGTCAAAACCCTCAAGGACGCACCACCCCGATCCCCAATGACCTATGGAGCTCTTAGCATCTTTCTCAACCTAACCCGATATCGACCCTCTCTTactgaagaggagaagaagatgtcgcaACTCAAGGCTTACGCGGACGCAGCTGGCAAGTTGGCCCCCCCAGACGCTCTAGATGACGATGATCACGTCTCCAAGAGGTGCAAGGCTGTCTTTGATGTCGGCCTCACTCCTGTTCTCGTTACACACAGCAAAAACGGATCACCAGCATCaataactattattatatcCATCATTCACTCATTCGCAATGACAAAGGCGCTTCGTGGCCCCCTGGCTCAGCAGGGAGCCCTCA CAATTGCTCgcatcctcatcagcaccaaTCCTACTCTTGTATTCGGTGGCAATCGTTCCAGCTCAGCCATTGCTGCTATACGACCCCTAGCCTCTATTCTCCCCCCTGATCCCGCGGCTGACAGACGAGACTTGCTTCCAACCTTTGAGGGGCTCATGGCACTTACCAACTTGGCTTcgatggaagatgaagagattcCTCGTTCCATTATAAGTATCGCATGGGGCCAGATCGAGGAGCAGATGCTGTCTTCCAACGACCGCGTGTCTCAAGCAGCAGTTGAGCTGGTTTGTAATCTGATGCAAGCACCAGAAGGCATAGCGCTTTACGCAGATGGCAATCCACAAGCCAAGAACCGAATCCACATTCTCTTAGCATTAGCAGACGCTGAAGATGCAGGCACGCGCAGCGCAGCAGGTGGTGCTCTGGCTTCCTTGACAGGCTACGAGAGCGTGGCGAAGCTGGTACTGCAAAGAGAGGGGGGCATCAAGGTCATTCTCGGCATGTGcatagatgaagatgaggggcTGCGGCATAGAGGCGTGGTTACGCTCTACAACATGGTCGCAGGGGATGTGGAAGTCTGCCAGCTCGCAagggaaaaggtcaaggaggcgGATGGAATCGAGGCGCTGAAGGAATCCCTCAAGTTGACTAGGAGGCCGGAGGTTCTGCAGCTTACGGTTGAGACTTTGAAGGCGCTTTTGGGACAGGAGTAG
- a CDS encoding heavy-metal-associated domain-containing protein: protein MADTHTYEFNVTMTCGGCSGAIDRVLKKLDGVESYEVSLENQSAKVVTALPYETVLTKIAKTGKKINSATADGIEKSIEIPAAA, encoded by the exons ATGGCCGACACGCACACCTACGAGTTCAACGTCACCATGACCTGCGGCGGCTGCTCCGGCGCCATCGACCGCGtgctcaagaagcttgaCG GCGTCGAGAGCTACGAGGTTTCCCTCGAGAACCAGAGCGCAAAGGTCGTCACTGCGCTGCCCTACGAGACGGTCCTGACGAAGATTGCCAAGACTGGCAAGAAGATTAACTCTGCGACGGCCGATGGTATTGAGAAGTCGATTGAGATTCCCGCTGCTGCGtag
- a CDS encoding actin domain-containing protein has translation MANQTPAVVMDNGTGFSKLGFAGNDSPSFVFPTAIATKAGAGGGAGGSGSGRPSVANKPSFLTGGAGPSGHLNSKRGTEDLDYYIGDEAISAAAGPGYGLHYPIRHGQIENWDHMERFWSNSIFKYLRVEPEDHYFLLTEPPLNPPENRENTAEIFFESFNCAGMYIAVQAVLALAASWTSSKVSDRSLTGTVIDSGDGVTHVIPVAEGYVIGSSIKSIPVAGRDITYFVQSLLRDRGEPDSSLKTAQEIKEEYCYVCPDIVKEFARYDRDRSRFAKHVVTQPGGRQVTVDVGYERFLAPEIFFNPEIYTSDFLTPLPVVVDGVIQQSPIDVRRGLYKNIVLSGGSTLYKDFGRRLQRDIKLLVDARIQASEQRSGGARSGGLDVQVITHKRQRHGPWFGGSLLGQTPEFRSYCHTKAEYQEYGPSIVRRFALLGGPGGS, from the exons ATGGCGAACCAAACTCCCGCCGTTGTCATGGACAA CGGCACGGGCTTCTCCAAGCTAG GTTTTGCCGGAAATGATTCCCCTTCGTTCGTCTTCCCTACCGCCATTGCGACCAAGGCCGGAGCTGGTGGGGGTGCCGGAGGATCAGGATCGGGTCGTCCCTCCGTTGCCAACAAGCCTTCGTTCCTCACCGGAGGAGCTGGTCCCAGCGGCCACCTGAATTCAAAGCGCGGAACCGAGGACTTGGATTACTATATTGGCGATGAGGCCATTAGCGCTGCGGCCGGGCCCGGATATGGCCTCCACTATCCCATCCGCCACGGTCAGATTGAGAACTGG GATCACATGGAGCGGTTTTGGTCAAACTCCATCTTCAAGTATCTGCGAGTCGAGCCTGAAGACCACTACTTCCTTCTCACTGAGCCC CCGCTGAACCCTCCCGAGAACCGAGAAAACACGGCCGAGATCTTCTTTGAGTCTTTCAACTGTGCCGGCATGTACATTGCCGTACAAGCCGTTCTTGCCCTCGCGGCCTCGTGGACCTCGTCCAAGGTCTCGGATCGATCGCTGACCGGTACCGTCATCGACTCCGGTGATGGTGTCACCCACGTCATCCCCGTGGCCGAAGGATATGTCATTGGGTCTTCGATCAAGTCGATTCCCGTTGCCGGTCGAGACATTACGTACTTTGTCCAGTCTCTTCTCCGAGACCGTGGCGAGCCCGATTCGTCCCTGAAGACAGCCCAGGAGATCAAGGAAGAGTACTGCTACGTCTGCCCCGACATTGTCAAGGAATTCGCCCGATACGACCGCGATCGCAGCCGCTTTGCCAAGCACGTAGTGACTCAGCCCGGTGGCCGCCAGGTTACTGTCGATGTCGGTTACGAACGTTTCCTGGCACCCGagatcttcttcaaccccgAGATCTACACGTCCGATTTCCTGACCCCGCTTCCCGTGGTTGTGGATGGCGTCATTCAGCAGTCCCCAATTGACGTTCGACGAGGTCTGTACAAGAACATTGTGCTCTCTGGTGGAAGCACCCTCTACAAGGACTTTGGAAGACGATTGCAGCGAGATATTAAGCTGCTCGTGGATGCCAGAATCCAGGCTAGCGAGCAGCGCAGCGGCGGTGCCCGCAGCGGTGGACTCGACGTCCAGGTTATTACACACAAGAGACAGCGACACGGCCCCTGGTTTGGCGGCAGTCTGCTCGGTCAGACTCCCGAGTTCCGATCTTACTGCCACACCAAGGCGGAG TACCAAGAATACGGACCCAGCATTGTGCGAAgatttgctcttcttggtggccCTGGTGGTTCATAG
- a CDS encoding transcription factor tfb4 domain-containing protein — MDAVDVSEHYEVTAADNSPSLLSIVLDTNPRAWAALDSSLSLAQAISNILVFVNAHLAFSNTNQVAVIAAHVNRAVWLYPTSQSPSTTTAAKDHSGDVQMQDVPAETNAPSASANKYPQFAQIESSVFSSIQTLMAETTVQDLDQVTTQLSGALTLALCRINKAAQALSSSDTTISNAAPVNSTAPPPVKGRIVVISVSDSEPSQYIPTMNAVFAAAHNQVAIDTISLAGDSTFLQQACFNTNGIFLKASNPKGLLTYLMFGLIPDTEARGDLITPTHDTVDFRTACFCHGKVVDTGFVCSVCLSIFCEPPENAECLTCGTVLALGNYGAKPAVMPRKKKKKKKITNGSGREETGSATGTPKP, encoded by the coding sequence ATGGATGCCGTCGACGTCTCGGAGCACTACGAGGTCACCGCGGCCGACAAttctccctccctcctctccatcgtccTCGACACAAACCCACGCGCCTGGGCCGCTCTCGACTCatccctctccctcgcccaggccatctccaacatcctcgtcttcgtcaatgCCCATCTGGCCTTTAGCAACACCAACCAggtcgccgtcatcgccgcaCACGTGAACCGCGCCGTATGGCTGTATCCCACTTCTCAGAGCCCATCAACTACCACGGCAGCAAAGGATCATTCAGGGGATGTTCAGATGCAGGATGTGCCAGCTGAGACGAATGCcccctcagcctcggccaaCAAGTACCCTCAGTTCGCGCAGATCGAatcctccgtcttctcgtCCATCCAGACGCTCATGGCAGAGACAACCGTGCAAGACCTCGACCAGGTAACAACACAACTCTCTGGAGCCCTGACGCTCGCCCTCTGTcgcatcaacaaggccgcACAGGCTCTAAGCTCATCAGacaccaccatctccaatgccGCCCCCGTCAACTCCACCGCCCCTCCTCCCGTCAAAGGCCGAATCGTCgtcatctccgtctctgACTCCGAACCCTCCCAATACATCCCCACCATGAACGCCGTCTTTGCCGCCGCCCATAACCAGGTTGCCATTGACACCATTTCTCTTGCCGGAGACTCGACGTTCCTCCAGCAAGCTTGCTTCAACACAAACGGCATCTTCCTCAAAGCCTCCAATCCCAAGGGTTTACTGACCTACCTCATGTTTGGTCTGATCCCCGATACCGAGGCCCGTGGGGACCTCATCACACCGACTCACGATACTGTCGACTTCCGTACTGCTTGCTTTTGCCACGGCAAGGTCGTCGACACCGGCTTTGTCTGCTCAGTGTGCCTCAGCATATTCTGCGAACCACCAGAGAACGCCGAGTGTCTCACATGCGGAACTGTGCTTGCTCTAGGTAATTACGGAGCGAAGCCTGCCGTTATGCCtcggaaaaagaagaagaagaagaagattaccAACGGTAGCGGGCGTGAGGAGACAGGGAGTGCCACAGGGACGCCGAAACCATGA